In Bradyrhizobium erythrophlei, a single genomic region encodes these proteins:
- a CDS encoding nucleoside 2-deoxyribosyltransferase: protein MKIYLAGPDVFLPNAVELGRRKVELCARYRLVGLYPLDNAVDPAAPDASLAIFKGNEAMMDAADAVIANLTPFRGPGADSGTVYELGFMAGRGKPCFGYSNDPLLYADRVREFTGVTRREGRLTDSGGLTVEDFSLADNLMMIHALERYGGALVTPKARPADIWQDLATFEACVRLAAEHLGVA from the coding sequence ATGAAGATATACCTGGCTGGCCCCGACGTGTTCTTACCCAACGCCGTCGAACTCGGGCGTCGAAAAGTAGAACTTTGCGCCCGCTACCGCCTTGTCGGGCTTTATCCGCTCGACAACGCCGTCGATCCGGCCGCGCCTGACGCTTCGCTTGCCATTTTCAAGGGCAACGAGGCGATGATGGATGCGGCGGACGCCGTTATCGCCAATCTCACCCCGTTTCGTGGGCCTGGCGCCGATAGCGGAACGGTCTACGAACTCGGCTTCATGGCGGGCCGCGGCAAACCCTGCTTCGGTTACTCCAACGATCCCTTGCTCTACGCCGATCGCGTTCGCGAATTCACCGGCGTGACCAGGCGCGAAGGCCGGCTGACCGACAGCGGCGGATTGACGGTTGAAGATTTTAGCCTCGCCGATAACTTGATGATGATCCACGCGCTGGAGCGCTATGGTGGTGCGCTGGTGACCCCGAAGGCGCGACCTGCCGATATCTGGCAGGATCTGGCCACATTCGAGGCCTGCGTCCGGCTCGCGGCCGAACACCTCGGCGTCGCATAG
- the dxs gene encoding 1-deoxy-D-xylulose-5-phosphate synthase, with product MTTYSKTPLLDTIRTPDDLRKLKVEQVRQVADELRQETIDAVSVTGGHFGAGLGVVELTTAIHYIFDTPRDRLIWDVGHQAYPHKILTGRRDRIRTLRTGGGLSGFTKRTESDYDPFGAAHSSTSISAGLGMAVARDLSGGKNNVIAVIGDGAMSAGMAYEAMNNAGAMNSRLIVILNDNDMSIAPPVGAMSAYLSRLYSGKTYRTLREAAKQINKRLPKVLANRANRVEEYSRGFMMDGGTLFEELGFYYVGPIDGHNLDHLLPVLRNVRDMETGPILVHVVTQKGKGYAPAEASADKYHAVVKFDVATGTQAKAKPNAPAYQNVFGQSLVKEAQKDEKIVGITAAMPSGTGIDIFNKAFPDRTFDVGIAEQHAVTFAAGLATEGYKPFCAIYSTFLQRGYDQVVHDVAIQSLPVRFAIDRAGLVGADGATHAGSFDNAYLGCLPNFVIMAASDEAELVHMVATQVAIDDRPSAVRYPRGEGRGVEMPEVGIPLEIGKGRIVRQGNKIALLSFGTRLGESEKAADELAAHGLSTTIADARFMKPLDEEMILKLARDHEILITIEEGSVGGFGSHVMQFLTDSGALDNGAVRVRTMVLPDEFLDHDSPGAMYARAGLDAKGIVAKVFEALGKDVKTETVKLA from the coding sequence GTGACCACATATAGTAAGACGCCGCTTCTCGACACAATCCGAACCCCGGATGACTTGCGGAAGCTCAAGGTGGAGCAAGTCCGGCAGGTTGCCGACGAACTGCGTCAGGAAACCATCGACGCGGTTTCGGTGACGGGCGGCCATTTCGGCGCCGGCCTCGGCGTGGTCGAGCTGACCACGGCCATTCATTATATCTTCGACACGCCGCGCGACCGCCTGATCTGGGACGTCGGCCATCAGGCCTACCCGCACAAGATCCTCACCGGCCGCCGCGACCGCATCCGCACGCTGCGCACCGGCGGCGGCTTGTCCGGCTTCACCAAGCGCACCGAGAGCGATTACGATCCGTTCGGCGCCGCGCACTCCTCGACCTCGATTTCGGCAGGCCTCGGCATGGCCGTGGCGCGCGACCTCTCCGGCGGCAAGAACAACGTGATTGCCGTGATCGGCGACGGCGCGATGTCGGCGGGCATGGCCTATGAGGCCATGAACAATGCGGGCGCGATGAACTCCCGCCTGATCGTCATCCTCAACGACAACGACATGTCGATTGCACCGCCGGTCGGCGCGATGTCGGCCTATCTGTCAAGGCTTTATTCCGGCAAGACCTATCGCACGCTGCGCGAGGCCGCCAAGCAGATCAACAAGCGGCTGCCGAAAGTGCTGGCCAACCGCGCCAACCGCGTCGAGGAATATTCCCGCGGCTTCATGATGGACGGCGGCACGCTGTTCGAAGAACTCGGCTTCTATTACGTCGGCCCGATCGACGGCCATAACCTCGACCACCTGCTGCCGGTGCTGCGCAACGTTCGCGACATGGAGACCGGACCGATCCTGGTTCATGTCGTGACGCAAAAAGGCAAGGGCTACGCGCCGGCCGAAGCATCCGCCGACAAATATCACGCCGTCGTCAAGTTCGACGTCGCCACCGGTACCCAGGCCAAGGCCAAGCCGAATGCGCCGGCCTATCAGAACGTGTTCGGCCAGAGCCTCGTCAAGGAAGCCCAGAAGGACGAAAAGATCGTCGGCATCACCGCCGCGATGCCGTCGGGCACCGGGATCGACATCTTCAACAAGGCGTTTCCCGACCGCACCTTCGACGTCGGCATTGCGGAGCAGCACGCGGTGACCTTCGCCGCCGGTCTCGCGACCGAAGGCTACAAGCCGTTCTGCGCGATCTATTCGACCTTCCTGCAACGCGGTTACGACCAGGTCGTCCACGATGTGGCGATCCAGAGCCTGCCGGTTCGTTTTGCCATCGACCGCGCCGGTCTGGTCGGCGCCGACGGCGCAACCCATGCAGGGTCCTTCGACAATGCCTATCTGGGCTGTCTGCCGAATTTCGTGATCATGGCGGCTTCCGACGAAGCCGAACTGGTGCACATGGTGGCGACGCAGGTTGCGATCGACGACCGCCCGAGCGCGGTGCGCTACCCGCGCGGCGAAGGCCGCGGCGTCGAAATGCCCGAAGTCGGCATTCCGCTCGAGATCGGCAAGGGCCGCATCGTCCGTCAGGGCAACAAGATCGCCTTGCTGTCGTTCGGCACGCGTCTGGGTGAAAGCGAGAAGGCGGCCGATGAACTCGCCGCGCACGGACTTTCAACAACCATTGCCGATGCGCGCTTCATGAAGCCGCTCGACGAGGAGATGATCCTCAAGCTCGCGCGCGACCACGAAATCCTCATCACCATCGAGGAAGGCTCGGTCGGCGGCTTCGGCTCCCACGTGATGCAGTTCCTGACTGACAGTGGCGCGCTCGACAATGGCGCGGTGCGCGTGCGCACGATGGTGCTGCCTGACGAATTCCTTGATCACGATTCGCCGGGCGCAATGTACGCCCGCGCAGGCCTTGACGCCAAGGGCATCGTCGCCAAGGTGTTCGAGGCGCTTGGCAAGGACGTCAAGACCGAGACGGTGAAGCTCGCCTGA
- a CDS encoding histone deacetylase family protein, which yields MTTLLVSHPSTLNHLTPPGHPERPDRIRAVDETLAESRFDPLVRELAPEGSLDLVTLCHDEHYVNELRRIAPASGIVYLDGDTSMSPGTWEAVMRGVGGAVAATDAIMSGKHSNAFVAMRPPGHHAETNRPMGFCFFDHAAIAARHAQKKYGIGRAAVVDFDVHHGNGTQDIFWADKSVMYCSTHQMPLFPGTGATGERGEHDNIVNAPLAPEDGSTRFRAAFENTILPNLSKFSPELIIISAGFDAHHRDPLASINLKAEDFGWVTKKLMDLADRTAGGRIVSVLEGGYDLQGLKESVAAHVSALMGS from the coding sequence ATGACGACGCTTCTAGTATCCCATCCGTCGACCCTGAATCATCTGACCCCGCCCGGACACCCCGAGCGGCCGGACAGGATTCGCGCGGTCGACGAGACTCTGGCTGAGAGCCGGTTCGATCCGCTGGTGCGCGAACTCGCGCCGGAAGGCTCGCTCGATCTTGTCACGCTGTGCCACGACGAGCATTACGTGAACGAGCTGCGCCGCATCGCGCCAGCGAGCGGCATCGTCTATCTCGATGGCGACACCTCGATGTCGCCGGGCACGTGGGAAGCGGTGATGCGCGGCGTCGGCGGCGCGGTTGCGGCAACCGACGCGATCATGTCGGGCAAGCATAGCAACGCCTTCGTCGCAATGCGCCCTCCCGGCCATCACGCCGAAACCAACCGCCCCATGGGTTTTTGCTTTTTCGATCACGCGGCGATTGCGGCGCGCCACGCCCAGAAGAAATATGGCATCGGCCGCGCGGCGGTGGTCGATTTCGACGTTCACCATGGCAACGGCACCCAGGACATCTTCTGGGCCGACAAGAGCGTGATGTACTGCTCGACGCATCAGATGCCGCTGTTCCCGGGCACCGGCGCAACCGGCGAACGCGGCGAGCACGACAACATCGTCAACGCACCGCTTGCCCCCGAAGACGGCAGCACCAGGTTCCGTGCCGCCTTCGAAAACACGATCCTGCCCAACTTGAGCAAGTTCAGTCCCGAACTCATCATCATCTCGGCCGGCTTCGATGCGCATCATCGCGATCCGCTGGCTTCGATCAATCTCAAGGCCGAGGACTTCGGATGGGTGACGAAGAAGCTGATGGACCTTGCCGACCGCACGGCAGGAGGTCGAATTGTTTCGGTGCTCGAGGGCGGCTATGATCTTCAGGGCCTGAAGGAATCGGTTGCGGCCCATGTCAGCGCCCTGATGGGCTCTTGA
- a CDS encoding adenylate/guanylate cyclase domain-containing protein: MDTLAFRKLTDWLVDGARSAPSPPQMMAETCERLVAAGLPLARVGVFVRTLHPDIVGRNFVWRAGSEVVVGSANYEMLDSEEYRTSPLAIVFAKGCEIRAKLDGPDGNRFPIFAELREEGTTDYIALPLLNVDGSVHASSWTTKQPGGFTDMQLKALRELIPPLSRLIEVTRLRFMSSILLDTYVGNRAGERILGGQIRRGHTEIMQAAIWLSDLRGFTALSDRLPAETVIEILNQYFDCQVSAIATHGGEVLKFMGDGLLAVFPFDEYVGDMGHACAKVLEAACEARANVEAMQFPIGETVERFRFGVALHVGQILYGNIGGGNRLDFTCIGPAVNLAARLEKMASRLHRTVVASAAFAKSCPDRWDELGEFPIAGFSKAERVFGLSDETAGANALPLAGHSSGSVVNSSG; the protein is encoded by the coding sequence ATGGATACGCTTGCCTTCCGGAAACTGACTGATTGGCTCGTCGATGGCGCGCGATCCGCGCCCAGCCCGCCGCAGATGATGGCCGAGACCTGCGAGCGGCTGGTCGCGGCCGGTTTGCCATTGGCGCGTGTCGGTGTCTTCGTCCGCACCTTGCACCCCGATATCGTCGGACGCAATTTCGTCTGGCGGGCGGGCAGCGAAGTCGTGGTCGGCAGCGCCAATTACGAGATGCTGGATTCGGAGGAATATCGCACCAGCCCGCTCGCGATCGTGTTTGCGAAAGGGTGCGAAATCAGGGCGAAGCTCGATGGTCCGGATGGCAACCGCTTCCCGATTTTCGCCGAGCTGCGCGAGGAGGGCACCACAGATTATATCGCGCTGCCGCTCCTCAATGTCGATGGCTCGGTGCATGCGTCCAGCTGGACCACGAAACAGCCGGGCGGCTTCACCGACATGCAGCTCAAAGCGCTCCGTGAGTTGATCCCGCCGCTGTCGCGCCTGATCGAGGTCACGCGGCTGCGCTTCATGTCGTCAATTCTGCTCGACACCTATGTCGGCAATCGCGCCGGCGAGCGCATTCTCGGTGGCCAGATCCGGCGTGGTCACACGGAAATCATGCAGGCGGCGATCTGGCTGTCGGACCTGCGCGGCTTTACCGCGCTGTCGGACCGGTTGCCTGCTGAAACCGTCATCGAAATCCTCAACCAGTATTTCGACTGCCAGGTGTCTGCGATCGCCACCCATGGCGGCGAGGTTCTGAAATTCATGGGTGACGGGCTGCTCGCAGTGTTTCCGTTCGACGAATATGTCGGCGATATGGGTCATGCGTGCGCCAAGGTTTTGGAAGCAGCCTGCGAGGCCCGCGCCAATGTCGAGGCCATGCAGTTCCCGATCGGTGAGACCGTCGAGCGCTTTCGTTTCGGCGTGGCGCTCCATGTCGGACAAATTCTTTATGGCAATATCGGCGGCGGCAACCGGCTCGACTTCACCTGCATCGGGCCGGCGGTCAACCTTGCAGCGCGGCTGGAAAAGATGGCCAGCCGCCTGCATCGCACGGTGGTGGCATCCGCCGCCTTTGCCAAGTCCTGTCCGGACCGCTGGGACGAACTCGGCGAATTTCCGATTGCGGGATTTTCGAAGGCCGAGCGGGTCTTCGGCCTTTCAGATGAAACGGCGGGAGCGAATGCGCTTCCGCTCGCCGGTCATTCTTCCGGTTCGGTCGTGAACAGCAGCGGATAG
- a CDS encoding TlyA family RNA methyltransferase, which translates to MPSPRKRIDLLLVERGLFESRSRAHAAIDAGLVSANDKQVLKASEMVATDAVLQAQPAHPFVSRGGVKLAGALEQYPIDIEDHVCLDVGASTGGFTEVLLANGASVVFAIDVGQGQLHPSLQGHPKVVSMEETDIRALEGKRLPARPDVVVIDVSFISLKMVLPVALSLAAAPMHLLALIKPQFEATRKHSKRGIIRDAAVHREVCDDIAAFAASLGCADIRIFPSPITGGDGNVEFFIGVRRG; encoded by the coding sequence ATGCCCTCGCCCCGTAAACGCATCGATCTCCTGCTGGTCGAGCGCGGCTTGTTCGAAAGCCGCTCGCGCGCGCACGCGGCGATTGACGCAGGCCTTGTCTCGGCTAACGACAAACAGGTCCTGAAAGCTTCCGAGATGGTCGCCACCGATGCGGTCTTGCAGGCGCAGCCGGCCCATCCCTTCGTCTCGCGCGGCGGCGTCAAGCTCGCAGGCGCACTCGAGCAGTACCCAATCGACATCGAGGACCACGTCTGCCTCGACGTCGGCGCCTCGACCGGCGGCTTCACGGAAGTCCTGCTTGCGAATGGCGCCAGCGTGGTATTCGCAATCGACGTCGGACAGGGACAGTTGCACCCTTCCCTGCAAGGTCACCCCAAGGTCGTTTCTATGGAAGAGACCGACATCCGCGCGCTCGAGGGCAAGCGGCTGCCGGCGCGGCCCGACGTCGTGGTGATCGACGTCAGCTTCATCTCGCTCAAGATGGTGCTGCCGGTCGCCTTGTCGCTGGCGGCGGCGCCAATGCATCTCCTGGCGCTGATCAAGCCGCAGTTCGAGGCCACGCGCAAACATTCAAAGCGCGGAATCATCCGCGACGCCGCCGTGCACCGGGAGGTTTGCGACGACATTGCCGCTTTCGCCGCTTCGCTCGGATGCGCGGACATCCGCATATTCCCCTCCCCGATCACGGGCGGCGACGGCAACGTCGAATTCTTCATCGGCGTGCGCCGTGGTTGA
- a CDS encoding DUF1194 domain-containing protein, with the protein MRWYVSIGAVLVAGALTASDVAGVAAPDVRLRHQTRSADKTEPKVDVELVLAVDVSYSMDMDELAVQREGYAQAIVSKEFLQALRALPNGKISVTYFEWAASNDQKIIIPWRVIDGPETADAVADEILKASIRRASRTSISGAINFAMPLFENNPYPGLRRVIDISGDGPNNNGVPVTPVRDEAVSKGIVINGLPIMVKEPSYSTMDIENLDWYYEDCVIGGPGAFVVAIKDREKFKEAIRTKLLLEVAGRTPERPVIPVADKEPRVSCMIGEKIWQDRWGR; encoded by the coding sequence ATGCGCTGGTATGTCTCGATCGGGGCGGTGTTGGTCGCAGGCGCACTCACCGCAAGTGACGTCGCCGGTGTGGCTGCGCCGGATGTCCGTCTTCGGCATCAGACGCGATCCGCCGACAAGACAGAGCCGAAGGTCGACGTCGAACTCGTGCTCGCAGTCGATGTCTCCTATTCGATGGACATGGATGAACTCGCGGTTCAGCGCGAAGGCTACGCGCAGGCCATCGTCTCGAAAGAGTTCTTGCAGGCACTGAGAGCTCTGCCGAACGGCAAGATTTCGGTGACCTATTTTGAATGGGCGGCGTCGAACGATCAGAAGATCATCATTCCCTGGCGCGTCATCGACGGTCCGGAAACGGCAGACGCTGTCGCTGACGAAATCCTGAAAGCGTCGATCCGCCGCGCTTCGCGCACGTCGATTTCCGGTGCGATCAATTTCGCGATGCCGCTGTTCGAGAACAATCCGTATCCGGGATTACGGCGCGTCATCGACATCTCCGGCGACGGTCCAAACAATAACGGCGTGCCGGTGACGCCCGTGCGCGACGAAGCCGTTTCCAAGGGCATCGTCATCAACGGCCTGCCGATCATGGTGAAGGAGCCTTCCTATTCCACCATGGATATCGAGAACCTCGATTGGTATTACGAGGACTGCGTGATCGGCGGACCCGGCGCGTTCGTAGTCGCGATCAAGGATCGCGAAAAGTTCAAGGAAGCGATCCGCACCAAGCTGCTGCTGGAGGTCGCCGGACGAACACCGGAGCGGCCGGTGATTCCCGTCGCTGACAAGGAGCCGCGTGTATCCTGCATGATTGGCGAGAAGATCTGGCAGGACCGCTGGGGACGCTAG
- a CDS encoding nuclear transport factor 2 family protein yields MNINRRELALPILAVGILGVVPAALAGADEDAVKKNVEAFRTAQFVSDAKGLEALCAPELSYSHSDGRVEDKATFVTNATDGKSKFLSLAYDDLSIRVVGPAAIVRFHWRGESEAVADGKKSSTNLHILMNWQKQGADWRLLSRGSTKL; encoded by the coding sequence ATGAATATCAATCGTCGCGAGCTGGCGTTACCGATACTTGCCGTTGGGATACTGGGTGTCGTTCCCGCCGCCCTTGCCGGAGCAGATGAGGATGCCGTCAAGAAGAACGTGGAGGCATTCCGCACCGCTCAATTCGTCTCCGATGCCAAGGGATTGGAAGCGCTTTGCGCGCCCGAGCTCAGCTACAGCCATTCCGACGGCAGGGTCGAGGACAAGGCCACTTTCGTTACCAATGCCACGGACGGAAAATCGAAATTCCTGTCCCTGGCATATGACGATCTGAGCATCCGCGTCGTCGGTCCCGCCGCCATTGTACGATTTCATTGGCGCGGCGAAAGCGAAGCTGTCGCCGACGGCAAGAAGAGCTCCACCAATCTGCATATCCTGATGAACTGGCAAAAGCAGGGAGCGGACTGGAGGCTGTTGTCCCGCGGGTCGACCAAGCTCTGA
- a CDS encoding class I SAM-dependent RNA methyltransferase, whose product MVERLRIDHVGHLGDGVATVGEQSIFVPYALGGETVDVTTVSGHHPDRRQLVRVEQSSPERIEPLCQHFGVCGGCAIQHWETGRYHAWTRDLVVATLAQAKIACEVFPLIDAHGRGRRRMTLHARKGTHDVLKVGFAAAHSHDIVPIDRCPILDPALNGALDAAWALAEPLTAIGKPLDIQITATDGGLDVDIRGSGPLPAALVSTLSAVAAKHRLARLTRHGELVLMRQPPGVTMGKARVILPPGSFLQATVAGEETLAALVSERSRRAKHIADLFCGVGPFALRLAEKSRVAAFDSDAGAIASLQKAAAATSGLKPLRAEARDLFRRPLVAEELRDFDAVVFDPPRQGAQAQAERLAASKVPVVIAVSCNVATFARDARILIDGGYKIEGVTPVDQFRHTPHVELVARFAR is encoded by the coding sequence GTGGTTGAACGGCTCCGCATCGATCATGTCGGCCATCTCGGCGACGGCGTTGCGACCGTCGGGGAACAGAGCATCTTTGTGCCCTACGCGCTCGGCGGCGAGACCGTCGATGTTACAACCGTGTCGGGTCATCATCCTGATCGCCGGCAACTGGTCCGGGTCGAGCAATCAAGCCCGGAGCGCATCGAACCGCTCTGCCAGCACTTCGGCGTCTGCGGCGGCTGCGCGATCCAGCACTGGGAAACCGGGCGCTATCATGCCTGGACACGCGATCTCGTCGTGGCCACGCTGGCGCAGGCGAAGATCGCTTGCGAAGTTTTTCCGTTGATCGACGCCCACGGCCGGGGGCGCCGCCGCATGACCTTGCACGCGCGGAAAGGCACGCATGACGTGCTCAAGGTCGGCTTTGCCGCGGCTCATTCCCATGACATCGTCCCGATCGACCGCTGTCCGATCCTCGACCCCGCCTTGAACGGTGCGCTGGACGCAGCCTGGGCGCTGGCCGAACCCTTGACCGCGATCGGCAAGCCGCTCGACATCCAGATCACCGCAACCGATGGTGGTCTTGATGTCGACATCCGAGGCTCCGGTCCGCTGCCGGCGGCTCTCGTCTCGACATTGTCCGCCGTCGCCGCCAAGCATCGCCTGGCGCGGCTGACGCGGCATGGCGAACTGGTGCTGATGCGCCAGCCACCCGGCGTCACCATGGGCAAGGCGCGGGTCATCTTGCCGCCGGGCTCGTTCCTTCAAGCCACCGTTGCCGGCGAAGAAACACTGGCCGCGCTGGTGTCGGAACGCAGCCGGCGCGCCAAACACATCGCCGATCTGTTTTGCGGCGTCGGTCCGTTTGCGCTCAGGCTCGCCGAGAAATCGCGCGTCGCGGCCTTCGACAGCGATGCCGGCGCGATCGCCAGCCTGCAAAAAGCGGCCGCCGCGACCAGCGGACTGAAGCCGCTCAGAGCCGAGGCACGCGATCTGTTTCGTCGTCCACTGGTAGCGGAAGAATTGCGGGACTTCGATGCGGTCGTGTTCGATCCGCCGCGGCAGGGCGCACAGGCGCAAGCCGAACGGCTTGCGGCGAGCAAGGTTCCTGTCGTGATCGCGGTGTCCTGCAATGTCGCAACGTTCGCCCGCGACGCCCGGATCCTGATCGACGGCGGTTACAAAATCGAAGGCGTCACGCCCGTCGACCAGTTCCGGCACACGCCGCATGTCGAACTGGTGGCGCGATTTGCGCGATAG
- a CDS encoding exodeoxyribonuclease VII small subunit → MAENAQADVKKLSFERAMEELETIVKRLEDGKVPLEESVAIYERGEALKRRCEELLRQAEARVDKITTDASGQPTGTEPLDVQ, encoded by the coding sequence ATGGCTGAGAACGCCCAGGCGGACGTCAAGAAACTGAGCTTTGAGCGCGCGATGGAGGAACTCGAAACCATCGTCAAGCGGCTTGAGGACGGCAAGGTGCCGCTGGAAGAATCGGTTGCCATTTACGAGCGCGGCGAAGCATTGAAGCGCCGCTGCGAGGAACTGCTTCGTCAAGCGGAGGCGCGCGTCGACAAGATCACCACCGATGCCAGTGGCCAGCCGACCGGCACGGAGCCCCTCGACGTGCAATAA
- a CDS encoding bifunctional metallophosphatase/5'-nucleotidase, whose amino-acid sequence MTLAASSPAMAQPATVDLRILAINDFHGYLRASSGGIRIADPSDKTKKITVPAGGAEQMATLVKELADGHRNTIFVAAGDLIGASPLLSAMFHDEPTIESLSMMGLALASVGNHEFDEGKDELKRMQNGGCHPVDLCQGPHPFTGAKFHYLAASTVETATGNTVFPPYEVREFDGVPVAFIGLTLKGTAGIISPSSAAGLEFRDEAETVNALVPELRARGIEAIVVLIHEGGYPTGDYNECPAISGAIVDIVKKFDRAVDLVISGHTHQPYVCNIDGRLVTSADKYGTLVTTIDVTLDPKSRDIVSARADNVIVRSDTLAKTPEQTALIAAYDKFAAPIGNRRAGSITATLSRVPNEAGESALGDVVADAQLAATSTASKGGAVVAFTNPGGLRADLAAKDDGAVTYADVFASQPFRNQLVTLTLSGGQIKAMLEQQWLDPKRPRILQVSKGFSYTWDGSKPFGERVVASSISLNGASVDSAGSYRVTVNNYLSTGGDGFTALTEGTAPQFGAYDADALYAYFQASSPISPAPADRIKRAN is encoded by the coding sequence ATGACGCTGGCCGCGTCATCTCCGGCTATGGCGCAGCCGGCGACGGTGGATTTGCGCATCCTCGCGATCAACGACTTTCACGGCTACCTTCGCGCTTCCTCGGGCGGGATCAGGATTGCCGACCCCAGCGACAAGACCAAAAAGATCACGGTGCCGGCGGGCGGCGCCGAGCAGATGGCGACCCTCGTCAAGGAACTCGCCGACGGCCACAGGAACACGATCTTCGTCGCCGCAGGCGACCTGATCGGCGCAAGCCCGCTGCTGTCGGCGATGTTCCACGATGAACCGACGATCGAATCGCTGTCGATGATGGGACTAGCGCTCGCCTCCGTCGGCAATCACGAGTTCGACGAAGGCAAGGACGAATTGAAGCGGATGCAGAATGGGGGCTGTCATCCAGTCGACCTATGCCAGGGGCCTCATCCATTCACGGGCGCAAAATTCCACTACCTCGCGGCGTCCACGGTCGAGACCGCGACCGGCAACACGGTTTTTCCGCCCTACGAGGTCAGGGAGTTTGACGGCGTTCCAGTGGCCTTCATCGGGTTGACGCTGAAAGGCACCGCCGGGATCATTTCGCCCAGCAGCGCGGCAGGCCTCGAATTCCGCGATGAAGCCGAGACCGTGAATGCGCTGGTTCCGGAACTGAGGGCGCGCGGGATAGAAGCCATCGTCGTCCTGATTCACGAAGGCGGCTATCCGACCGGCGACTATAATGAGTGCCCCGCGATCTCGGGCGCCATCGTCGACATCGTCAAGAAGTTCGACCGCGCCGTCGATCTCGTGATCAGCGGCCACACCCATCAGCCCTATGTTTGCAACATCGACGGACGGCTTGTGACCTCGGCTGACAAATACGGCACGCTGGTCACCACGATCGACGTCACGCTCGACCCGAAGTCGCGCGACATCGTCAGCGCCAGGGCCGACAATGTCATTGTCCGCAGCGATACGCTGGCCAAAACCCCAGAGCAGACCGCACTGATCGCGGCCTACGACAAGTTCGCCGCCCCCATCGGCAATCGCCGCGCCGGATCGATCACGGCGACGCTCTCGCGTGTGCCGAATGAAGCGGGCGAAAGCGCGCTCGGCGATGTCGTCGCCGATGCGCAGCTTGCCGCAACTTCAACCGCGTCCAAGGGCGGCGCGGTCGTTGCGTTCACCAATCCCGGCGGCCTCCGCGCCGACCTTGCGGCCAAGGACGACGGCGCCGTGACTTACGCCGACGTGTTCGCAAGCCAGCCGTTCCGCAATCAGCTCGTCACACTCACGCTCAGCGGCGGCCAGATCAAGGCGATGCTGGAGCAGCAATGGCTCGACCCGAAGCGCCCGCGTATTCTCCAGGTCTCGAAGGGATTCAGCTACACGTGGGATGGAAGCAAGCCGTTCGGCGAACGCGTGGTCGCAAGCTCGATATCGTTGAACGGAGCGTCCGTCGATTCCGCCGGGAGCTACCGCGTCACGGTCAACAACTATCTCTCCACCGGTGGCGACGGCTTTACGGCGTTGACGGAAGGAACTGCGCCGCAGTTCGGCGCTTATGATGCCGATGCACTTTACGCTTACTTCCAGGCCAGCAGCCCGATAAGCCCCGCCCCTGCCGACCGCATCAAGCGGGCGAACTAG
- the clpS gene encoding ATP-dependent Clp protease adapter ClpS, giving the protein MSDTVTTPKTKIKTKVERPRLHKVILINDDYTPREFVVMVLKAEFRMTEDQAHKVMITAHRLGACVVAVFTKDVAETKATRATDAGRAKGYPLLFTTEPEE; this is encoded by the coding sequence ATGAGCGACACCGTCACCACACCGAAAACCAAGATCAAGACCAAGGTCGAACGCCCACGGCTGCACAAGGTCATTCTGATCAATGACGACTACACGCCGCGCGAATTCGTCGTCATGGTCCTCAAGGCGGAATTCCGCATGACCGAAGACCAGGCGCACAAGGTCATGATTACCGCTCACCGGCTCGGCGCCTGCGTCGTCGCCGTCTTCACCAAGGATGTGGCCGAGACCAAGGCGACCCGCGCCACCGATGCCGGCCGGGCGAAAGGCTATCCGCTGCTGTTCACGACCGAACCGGAAGAATGA